A genome region from Candidatus Micrarchaeia archaeon includes the following:
- a CDS encoding ERCC4 domain-containing protein — translation MEALKARILVDTRERGFPDLFRALGAEVEEKMLEVGDFLCSEKTAVERKTRADFESSVLDGRLFRQLPNLCTNFENVVIIVEGERLEEGSLSRAALMGAYASIFTDFHASLFFTKNEKATAELVFAIAKHEQLGKKQEMRVFAKRKTFTLAQNQRAIIEAFPMVGPSMARKLLMHFGSPEAVLNASEPELMEVEGLGEKKAKAIWKSAHEPYNPEEDP, via the coding sequence ATGGAAGCTTTGAAGGCAAGGATTTTAGTGGACACTCGCGAGCGCGGCTTCCCGGACCTTTTCAGGGCGCTCGGCGCAGAAGTGGAGGAAAAAATGCTCGAAGTCGGGGACTTTTTATGCTCGGAGAAAACAGCAGTTGAAAGGAAGACCCGCGCTGACTTCGAATCTTCAGTCCTTGACGGGCGTCTTTTCCGCCAGCTTCCCAACCTGTGCACAAATTTTGAGAATGTAGTAATAATCGTGGAAGGCGAGCGCCTGGAGGAGGGTTCGCTTTCCCGAGCCGCGCTCATGGGCGCCTACGCTTCCATCTTTACAGATTTCCACGCCTCGCTCTTCTTCACCAAGAACGAAAAAGCCACCGCCGAATTGGTTTTCGCAATCGCTAAGCACGAGCAGCTCGGCAAGAAACAGGAGATGCGCGTATTCGCGAAAAGGAAGACTTTCACTCTTGCGCAGAACCAGCGCGCCATAATAGAGGCGTTCCCGATGGTCGGCCCTTCTATGGCCCGCAAGCTCTTGATGCATTTCGGAAGCCCTGAAGCGGTTTTGAACGCGAGCGAACCCGAACTTATGGAAGTAGAGGGGCTCGGGGAAAAGAAAGCGAAAGCGATATGGAAATCAGCTCACGAGCCTTATAATCCCGAAGAAGACCCATAA